From the genome of Vibrio navarrensis, one region includes:
- the mnmE gene encoding tRNA uridine-5-carboxymethylaminomethyl(34) synthesis GTPase MnmE — MTTDTIVAQATAPGRGGVGIIRVSGPKAAQVALEVTGKALKPRYAEYLPFTAQDGSVLDQGIALYFPNPHSFTGEDVVEFQGHGGPVVMDMLIKRILTIKELRPARPGEFSERAFLNDKMDLTQAEAIADLIDASSEEAAKSALHSLQGQFSKRINTLVESLIHLRIYVEAAIDFPEEEIDFLADGKVAADLQGIIDNLDAVRQEANQGAIMREGMKVVIAGRPNAGKSSLLNALSGKESAIVTDIAGTTRDVLREHIHIDGMPLHIIDTAGLRDASDEVEKIGIERAWDEIRQADRVLFMVDGTTTEATDPQEIWPDFVDRLPNSIGITVIRNKADQTQEELGICHVSNPTLIRLSAKTGQGVDALRKHLKECMGFSGQSEGGFMARRRHLDALQRAAEHLQIGQEQLEGYMAGEILAEELRIAQQHLNEITGEFSSDDLLGRIFSSFCIGK; from the coding sequence ATGACAACAGATACGATTGTTGCCCAAGCCACTGCGCCGGGTCGCGGCGGTGTCGGGATCATTCGCGTCTCTGGGCCAAAAGCCGCTCAGGTGGCGCTGGAAGTGACTGGTAAGGCCCTCAAACCGCGCTACGCCGAGTACCTCCCTTTTACCGCGCAAGATGGCAGCGTGCTCGATCAGGGCATCGCCCTCTACTTCCCCAACCCACATTCGTTTACCGGCGAAGATGTGGTGGAGTTTCAAGGCCACGGCGGCCCAGTCGTGATGGACATGCTGATTAAGCGCATTCTCACCATCAAAGAGCTACGTCCAGCGCGCCCTGGAGAGTTTTCTGAGCGCGCCTTTCTCAACGACAAAATGGACCTCACTCAAGCCGAAGCGATTGCCGACCTGATTGACGCCAGCTCGGAAGAAGCGGCCAAATCGGCGCTCCATTCACTGCAAGGTCAGTTTTCCAAACGCATCAACACCTTGGTTGAATCCTTGATTCATCTGCGTATCTACGTTGAGGCCGCGATTGATTTTCCTGAAGAAGAGATCGACTTTTTGGCGGACGGCAAAGTCGCTGCCGACCTGCAAGGGATCATCGATAACCTTGATGCGGTGCGCCAAGAAGCCAATCAAGGTGCGATTATGCGTGAAGGGATGAAGGTAGTAATAGCCGGCCGCCCGAATGCGGGCAAATCGAGCCTGCTCAACGCGCTTTCTGGTAAAGAGTCTGCGATTGTCACCGACATTGCTGGCACCACCCGTGACGTACTGCGAGAGCACATCCACATCGATGGCATGCCACTGCATATCATCGATACCGCGGGCCTGCGTGATGCTTCTGATGAAGTGGAGAAGATAGGCATTGAACGTGCTTGGGATGAAATTCGTCAAGCCGATCGCGTGCTGTTTATGGTCGATGGCACCACCACCGAAGCAACCGATCCTCAAGAGATCTGGCCCGATTTTGTTGACCGCCTGCCAAACAGCATCGGCATCACGGTGATCCGTAATAAAGCCGATCAAACCCAAGAAGAACTTGGGATCTGCCATGTGAGTAACCCGACCTTGATCCGCCTTTCTGCCAAAACAGGCCAAGGGGTCGATGCGCTGAGAAAACACTTGAAAGAGTGCATGGGCTTTTCTGGCCAAAGCGAAGGGGGGTTTATGGCCCGCCGCCGCCACCTCGATGCGTTGCAACGCGCCGCAGAGCACCTGCAAATCGGTCAAGAACAGCTTGAAGGCTACATGGCCGGGGAAATCCTCGCTGAAGAGCTGCGCATCGCTCAGCAGCATTTAAACGAGATTACCGGTGAGTTCAGCTCTGATGATTTGCTCGGCCGAATCTTCTCCTCGTTTTGTATCGGCAAGTAA
- the mioC gene encoding FMN-binding protein MioC, translating to MIHIITGSTLGGAEYVGDHLSDLLNAEGLETTIHNQPELNEIANQGIWLIITSTHGAGEYPDNIQPFIAALQNTPPKMSDVRYAVIAIGDSSYDTFCAAGQHAHHLLQDIGATPITECLTIDVLEHTVPEDAAESWLKSHLPLLR from the coding sequence ATGATCCACATTATTACAGGCAGTACCTTAGGTGGGGCCGAATATGTTGGCGATCACTTAAGTGATCTCCTCAATGCCGAAGGGTTGGAAACCACCATCCACAACCAACCCGAGTTAAACGAGATCGCCAATCAAGGCATTTGGTTGATCATCACCTCCACCCATGGTGCGGGTGAATACCCAGACAATATCCAACCCTTTATTGCCGCTCTGCAGAATACGCCCCCCAAAATGAGTGACGTGCGCTACGCGGTGATCGCGATTGGTGATTCGAGTTACGACACCTTCTGCGCTGCTGGCCAGCACGCCCATCATCTGCTGCAAGACATTGGTGCAACTCCCATTACGGAATGCCTCACTATTGATGTGCTAGAACATACCGTGCCAGAAGACGCTGCGGAAAGCTGGCTGAAAAGCCATTTGCCTCTGTTACGTTAA
- the mnmG gene encoding tRNA uridine-5-carboxymethylaminomethyl(34) synthesis enzyme MnmG: MLYHENFDVIVVGGGHAGTEAALASARTGQKTLLLTHNIDTLGQMSCNPAIGGIGKGHLVKEVDAMGGLMAEAIDHAGIQFRTLNASKGPAVRATRAQADRALYKAYVRHALENTPNLTLFQQAADDLMVENDRVCGVVTQMGLKFRAKAVVLTVGTFLGGKIHIGLENFSGGRAGDPPSIALADRLRELPFRVDRLKTGTPPRIDARSVDFSQLEVQHGDNPTPVFSFMGNRTQHPRQIPCFITHTNEQTHDVIRNNLDRSPMYAGVIEGIGPRYCPSIEDKVMRFADKNSHQIFIEPEGLTTTELYPNGISTSLPFDVQVQIVRSMKGFENAQIVRPGYAIEYDFFDPRDLKQTYETKFIQGLFFAGQINGTTGYEEAAAQGLMAGLNASLFSQEKEGWSPRRDQAYMGVLIDDLSTMGTKEPYRMFTSRAEYRLLLREDNADLRLTEKARELGLISDVRWARFNQKMENMQLERQRLKETWMNPNSSGVEQLNALLKTPMSREASGEDLLRRPEMSYDLLTSLPAFAPAMDDREAAEQVEIQVKYEGYIQRQQDEVEKSLRYEHTKLPSDLDYKEVKGLSNEVVLKLNNAKPETIGIASRISGITPAAISILLVHLKKIGMLKVGEEQL; the protein is encoded by the coding sequence ATGCTTTATCACGAAAACTTTGACGTCATTGTTGTCGGTGGCGGACACGCAGGAACGGAAGCCGCACTCGCATCAGCTCGCACAGGGCAAAAAACCCTGTTGCTGACTCACAATATTGATACTTTGGGGCAGATGTCTTGTAACCCTGCTATTGGGGGTATCGGTAAAGGTCATCTGGTGAAAGAAGTGGATGCGATGGGTGGTTTGATGGCTGAGGCTATCGATCACGCAGGTATTCAATTTCGCACCCTAAATGCCTCAAAAGGGCCGGCGGTACGAGCAACGCGTGCACAAGCAGACCGTGCTTTATACAAAGCCTATGTGCGTCATGCATTGGAAAATACACCTAATCTGACCTTGTTCCAGCAAGCTGCCGATGATCTGATGGTGGAAAACGATCGTGTCTGCGGTGTGGTTACCCAGATGGGGCTCAAATTCCGCGCTAAAGCGGTGGTATTGACCGTTGGCACCTTCCTCGGGGGCAAGATCCACATTGGTCTGGAGAATTTCTCGGGTGGCCGAGCTGGCGATCCTCCGTCGATCGCCTTGGCGGATCGTTTACGCGAGCTGCCTTTCCGTGTCGATCGTTTAAAAACCGGTACTCCGCCACGCATCGATGCGCGCAGTGTCGATTTTTCACAGCTCGAGGTGCAACACGGCGACAACCCGACGCCCGTGTTCTCTTTCATGGGCAATCGTACGCAGCACCCACGTCAGATCCCGTGTTTTATTACCCACACTAACGAACAGACGCATGATGTGATCCGCAATAACCTTGATCGCAGCCCCATGTACGCTGGCGTGATTGAAGGGATCGGCCCTCGTTACTGCCCGTCGATCGAAGATAAGGTGATGCGTTTTGCTGACAAGAACAGTCATCAGATTTTTATCGAGCCTGAAGGTTTAACCACCACGGAACTGTATCCAAATGGCATCTCGACCAGTCTGCCGTTTGATGTTCAAGTACAAATTGTCCGCTCAATGAAAGGGTTTGAGAACGCCCAAATCGTTCGTCCGGGCTACGCTATCGAATACGATTTCTTTGATCCGCGAGACCTCAAACAGACGTACGAAACCAAATTTATTCAAGGCTTGTTCTTTGCAGGCCAGATCAACGGCACCACTGGCTACGAAGAAGCGGCGGCGCAAGGTTTGATGGCAGGTCTCAATGCTAGCCTGTTTAGCCAAGAGAAAGAGGGCTGGAGCCCACGTCGCGATCAAGCCTATATGGGCGTGCTAATCGACGATCTCTCAACCATGGGCACCAAAGAGCCGTACCGCATGTTTACCTCCCGAGCGGAATATCGTCTGCTGCTGCGTGAAGACAATGCAGATCTGCGTTTGACCGAGAAAGCGCGTGAACTTGGCCTGATTAGCGATGTGCGTTGGGCTCGTTTTAACCAGAAAATGGAAAACATGCAGTTGGAGCGTCAGCGCCTCAAAGAGACGTGGATGAACCCGAACTCGTCAGGTGTGGAGCAGCTCAATGCACTGCTCAAAACGCCCATGTCGCGCGAAGCGAGCGGTGAAGATCTGCTACGTCGCCCAGAAATGAGTTACGACCTACTGACTTCCTTACCTGCGTTTGCCCCTGCCATGGATGACCGTGAAGCGGCAGAACAGGTTGAAATCCAAGTGAAATACGAAGGCTACATTCAGCGTCAGCAGGATGAAGTAGAAAAATCATTGCGTTACGAGCACACCAAGTTGCCGAGCGATCTGGATTACAAAGAAGTCAAAGGGTTGTCAAACGAAGTGGTGCTCAAGCTCAATAATGCCAAACCTGAAACCATTGGCATCGCCTCGCGTATTTCGGGCATCACCCCTGCTGCGATTTCGATCTTGCTGGTGCATTTGAAGAAGATCGGCATGTTGAAAGTGGGAGAAGAGCAGCTATGA
- the rsmG gene encoding 16S rRNA (guanine(527)-N(7))-methyltransferase RsmG, whose protein sequence is MSALRAKLDALIAQTSLEVSDKQRQQLVGYVELLHKWNKAYNLTSVRDPLEMLVKHILDSIVVSPHLRGERFIDVGTGPGLPGIPLAIMNPDKSFFLLDSLGKRIRFLKQVVHELGIHNVTPVQSRVEAFQPDENFDGVLSRAFASMTDMVEWCHHLPKTDHGVFLALKGQHPKDEIDQLPDWCSVTEIISLTVPELEGDRHLVILSRKE, encoded by the coding sequence ATGAGTGCACTGCGCGCCAAGCTTGATGCCTTGATCGCTCAAACGTCGTTAGAGGTGTCAGATAAACAGCGTCAGCAACTTGTCGGTTACGTTGAGTTGCTGCATAAATGGAACAAAGCTTACAACTTAACCTCAGTGCGCGATCCGCTTGAGATGCTAGTGAAACATATTCTTGATAGCATCGTGGTGTCGCCTCATCTGCGTGGCGAACGTTTTATTGATGTTGGAACCGGGCCAGGGCTGCCCGGGATACCGCTGGCCATCATGAATCCCGACAAAAGCTTCTTTTTGCTTGATAGCCTTGGCAAACGCATCCGCTTTTTGAAGCAAGTGGTGCATGAGCTTGGTATTCATAATGTGACCCCGGTGCAAAGTCGCGTCGAAGCGTTTCAACCAGACGAAAATTTTGATGGTGTTCTAAGTCGTGCATTTGCTTCAATGACAGACATGGTGGAGTGGTGTCATCATCTGCCGAAAACCGATCACGGTGTTTTCCTCGCACTGAAGGGACAACACCCGAAAGATGAAATTGATCAGCTTCCTGACTGGTGCAGTGTGACAGAGATCATATCTTTGACAGTTCCCGAGTTAGAAGGTGATCGCCATCTTGTAATCTTATCGCGTAAGGAATAA
- a CDS encoding ParA family protein, with protein MGKIVAIANQKGGVGKTTTCVNLAASMAATKRKVLVIDLDPQGNATMASGVDKYMVDATAYELLVEDTPFDQVVCTTTTGKYDLIAANGDVTAAEIKLMEVFAREVRLKNALAAVRDNYDFIFIDCPPSLNLLTINAMAAADSVLVPMQCEYFALEGLTALMDTISKLAAVVNENLKIEGLLRTMYDPRNRLSNEVSDQLKKHFGSKVYRTVIPRNVRLAEAPSHGKPAMYYDKHSAGSKAYLALAGEMLRREEIPV; from the coding sequence GTGGGTAAAATCGTAGCCATTGCCAATCAGAAAGGCGGAGTCGGAAAAACGACTACCTGTGTGAATTTAGCGGCCTCTATGGCTGCCACCAAACGCAAAGTTCTGGTTATCGACCTCGATCCGCAAGGAAACGCTACGATGGCCAGTGGCGTCGACAAGTACATGGTGGATGCCACTGCCTACGAATTGTTGGTGGAAGATACGCCGTTTGATCAGGTGGTTTGCACCACCACCACTGGCAAATATGACCTGATTGCAGCCAACGGTGATGTTACCGCCGCTGAAATAAAACTGATGGAAGTGTTTGCTCGCGAAGTGCGTTTAAAGAACGCCTTAGCCGCAGTTCGTGATAACTATGATTTCATCTTTATTGATTGTCCTCCTTCTTTAAACCTTCTTACAATCAATGCCATGGCCGCGGCGGATTCCGTTTTAGTGCCAATGCAATGTGAATATTTTGCATTAGAAGGTTTAACTGCGCTTATGGATACCATTAGTAAGTTGGCTGCGGTGGTGAATGAGAACCTCAAAATTGAGGGGTTACTGCGTACTATGTACGACCCGCGCAACCGCCTTTCCAATGAAGTCTCCGATCAACTGAAAAAGCATTTCGGTAGCAAGGTATATCGCACGGTGATCCCACGTAATGTGCGGCTGGCTGAAGCGCCAAGCCACGGGAAACCAGCAATGTACTACGACAAACACTCAGCAGGCTCAAAAGCGTATCTTGCGCTCGCTGGCGAAATGCTGCGTCGAGAAGAAATCCCAGTTTAA
- a CDS encoding ParB/RepB/Spo0J family partition protein → MTKRGLGKGLDALLSTSSLAREKQQIATYSQSLSAEGELTDIAVGHLQPGIYQPRKDMSPQALEELAASIQSQGIIQPIVVRALNDGHFEIIAGERRWRAAKQAGLKRVPCLVKNVEDRAAIAMALIENIQREDLNAIEEAQALERLQDEFALTHQQVADVIGKSRTTVSNLLRLNSLEPEVKQFVSQKLLEMGHARALLALEGEQQVEVAQQVASKLLTVRQTEQLVKKCLTPKVEQELPSKDEETQQMSQKLSQLLGAKVSIVRSMNGKAKLTISLDEPHKLEQLIAKLES, encoded by the coding sequence ATGACTAAGCGTGGTCTAGGAAAAGGACTGGATGCTCTGCTGTCCACCAGTTCATTAGCTCGTGAAAAACAACAAATCGCCACCTACAGCCAAAGTTTGTCGGCCGAAGGTGAATTGACCGATATTGCTGTGGGTCACCTGCAACCCGGGATTTACCAGCCACGTAAAGACATGTCTCCACAAGCGTTGGAAGAACTGGCAGCCTCCATTCAATCACAAGGCATTATTCAGCCGATTGTGGTGCGTGCGCTCAATGATGGCCATTTCGAAATTATTGCTGGCGAGCGCCGTTGGCGTGCGGCTAAGCAGGCAGGGTTAAAACGCGTGCCTTGTCTGGTGAAAAATGTTGAAGATCGCGCAGCGATCGCCATGGCATTGATCGAAAATATTCAGCGTGAAGATCTCAATGCGATCGAAGAAGCTCAGGCATTAGAACGGCTGCAAGATGAGTTTGCACTTACGCATCAGCAAGTGGCGGATGTGATTGGTAAATCGCGAACCACAGTGAGCAATCTGCTCAGATTGAATAGTCTTGAGCCTGAAGTGAAACAATTTGTCTCGCAGAAGCTACTGGAAATGGGCCATGCCAGAGCCTTGTTGGCCTTGGAAGGTGAGCAGCAAGTTGAAGTGGCTCAGCAGGTCGCCAGTAAGTTGTTGACCGTACGCCAGACCGAACAATTAGTGAAAAAGTGTTTAACACCTAAGGTTGAGCAAGAATTGCCATCAAAGGATGAAGAAACACAACAAATGTCACAAAAATTGAGTCAACTGTTGGGTGCTAAGGTTTCTATTGTGAGATCCATGAACGGCAAAGCAAAATTGACAATTAGTCTTGATGAGCCTCACAAATTAGAGCAACTAATTGCCAAGCTAGAAAGCTAA
- a CDS encoding F0F1 ATP synthase subunit I, with amino-acid sequence MVAALARPGRELAKQLLLIEAGAVILLAAGMAVAVNAEWGFSSLIGGSIFVAANAVFSVCAFLFVGARAAKYVAISFYTGEALKILITVALFSVAYMYMQVELVPLKLTYLLVLGINIFAPALFINNKK; translated from the coding sequence ATGGTAGCTGCGTTAGCCAGGCCAGGACGAGAGCTTGCAAAGCAATTGTTATTGATCGAGGCTGGCGCGGTTATTTTGCTGGCAGCAGGAATGGCGGTGGCTGTTAATGCTGAATGGGGGTTTTCATCGCTAATAGGCGGTAGCATTTTTGTTGCGGCTAATGCGGTGTTTTCTGTTTGTGCGTTCCTGTTTGTGGGGGCTAGGGCGGCGAAATACGTTGCCATTTCCTTTTACACAGGTGAAGCGCTGAAGATCCTCATTACAGTAGCGCTATTTTCTGTGGCCTACATGTATATGCAGGTGGAACTTGTTCCCCTGAAACTAACCTATTTGCTGGTTCTCGGTATTAATATCTTTGCGCCAGCGCTATTCATTAACAACAAAAAATAG
- the atpB gene encoding F0F1 ATP synthase subunit A: MAAPGEALTASGYITHHLTNLSTYKLGLVAEETSFWNVHIDSLFFSWFTGLIFLGIFYSVARKTTAGVPGKLQCAVEMVVEFVATNVKDTFHGRNPLIAPLALTIFCWVFFMNLMDLVPIDFLPYPAEHWLGIPYLKVVPSADVNITMAMALGVFALMIYYSIKVKGLGGFAKELALHPFNHWTMIPFNLLIEVVSLLAKPLSLGMRLFGNMFAGEVVFILCAAMLPWYLQWMGSLPWAIFHILVILIQSFVFMMLTIVYMSMAHEDSDH, translated from the coding sequence ATGGCTGCGCCAGGTGAAGCGCTAACAGCTTCCGGTTACATCACTCACCACCTTACCAACCTTTCAACTTACAAGTTGGGGCTGGTGGCGGAAGAGACGAGTTTCTGGAACGTACATATCGATAGTCTGTTTTTTTCGTGGTTTACAGGTCTAATTTTCCTCGGAATTTTTTACTCTGTGGCGCGTAAAACAACAGCCGGTGTACCAGGTAAGCTTCAGTGTGCTGTAGAAATGGTTGTAGAATTTGTCGCCACAAACGTCAAAGACACATTCCATGGACGCAACCCGCTGATTGCACCTCTAGCACTGACTATCTTTTGTTGGGTATTCTTTATGAACTTGATGGACCTTGTGCCTATCGACTTCCTACCATACCCGGCAGAGCATTGGCTCGGTATCCCTTATTTGAAAGTGGTTCCGTCGGCTGATGTGAATATCACCATGGCTATGGCACTAGGCGTTTTTGCTCTGATGATTTACTACAGCATCAAAGTGAAAGGTCTGGGCGGGTTTGCCAAAGAACTGGCTTTACACCCATTCAACCACTGGACAATGATCCCATTCAACCTACTAATCGAAGTGGTATCGCTACTGGCGAAACCTCTCTCTCTTGGTATGCGTCTGTTTGGTAACATGTTCGCGGGTGAGGTTGTATTCATTCTTTGTGCGGCAATGCTACCATGGTATCTACAATGGATGGGCTCACTACCATGGGCGATCTTCCATATTCTGGTAATCCTGATTCAGTCATTCGTGTTCATGATGTTAACGATTGTTTATATGTCAATGGCCCACGAAGACAGTGATCATTAA
- the atpE gene encoding F0F1 ATP synthase subunit C, giving the protein METVLSFSAIAVAIIVGLCALGTAVGFAVLGGKFLEGAARQPEMAPMLQVKMFIIAGLLDAVPMIGIVIALLFTFANPFVGQLAG; this is encoded by the coding sequence ATGGAAACTGTACTAAGCTTTTCTGCAATCGCAGTAGCAATCATCGTTGGCCTGTGTGCTCTAGGCACTGCGGTAGGCTTCGCTGTTCTAGGTGGTAAATTCCTAGAAGGTGCTGCTCGTCAACCAGAAATGGCGCCTATGCTTCAAGTTAAGATGTTCATCATCGCAGGTCTACTTGATGCGGTTCCAATGATCGGTATCGTAATCGCACTTCTATTCACGTTCGCAAACCCATTCGTAGGTCAACTAGCTGGTTAA
- the atpF gene encoding F0F1 ATP synthase subunit B: protein MNINATLLGQAISFALFVWFCMKYVWPPIMQAIEERQKKIADGLQAAERAAKDLDLAQANASSQMKEAKRTATEIIDQANKRKAQIIDEAREDAQAERRKILAQAEAEIEAERNRARDELRKQVATLAVAGAEKILERSIDKDAHKDILDNITAKL from the coding sequence GTGAATATTAACGCAACTCTGCTAGGTCAAGCGATTTCGTTTGCACTGTTTGTTTGGTTCTGTATGAAATACGTATGGCCACCAATCATGCAAGCGATTGAAGAGCGTCAGAAGAAAATTGCTGACGGTCTGCAAGCAGCGGAACGTGCTGCGAAAGACTTAGATCTAGCGCAAGCTAATGCTTCTTCTCAAATGAAAGAAGCAAAGCGCACAGCAACTGAGATCATCGATCAGGCCAACAAACGTAAAGCACAGATTATTGATGAAGCTCGCGAGGATGCACAGGCAGAACGCCGTAAGATCCTTGCGCAAGCGGAAGCGGAAATTGAAGCTGAGCGTAATCGTGCCCGCGATGAACTGCGCAAACAAGTTGCAACTCTGGCTGTCGCTGGCGCAGAGAAAATCCTTGAGCGTTCAATCGATAAAGATGCGCACAAAGATATTCTCGATAACATTACTGCAAAACTTTAA
- the atpH gene encoding F0F1 ATP synthase subunit delta yields MSDLTTIARPYAKAAFDFAVEKKQLDQWGQMLSFAAEVAKNEQISELLSGSMSADKLTELFVAICGEQVDEHGQNLLKVMAENGRLKALPDVCKQFFVLKKEHEKEIDVEVISATELSDEQVANISSKLEQRLERKVKLNCSIDEALLGGVIIRAGDLVIDNSARGRLNRLSDALQS; encoded by the coding sequence ATGTCTGATTTGACTACAATCGCACGCCCCTATGCTAAAGCAGCATTCGACTTTGCCGTAGAAAAAAAACAACTAGACCAATGGGGTCAAATGTTGTCTTTCGCTGCGGAAGTTGCCAAGAACGAACAAATTAGTGAACTGTTGTCCGGTTCAATGTCAGCGGATAAGTTGACTGAGCTATTTGTAGCGATTTGCGGCGAACAAGTGGATGAACATGGCCAAAACCTTTTGAAGGTGATGGCTGAGAATGGCCGATTGAAGGCCCTTCCTGATGTTTGCAAACAGTTCTTTGTTCTGAAAAAAGAGCATGAGAAAGAGATTGATGTAGAAGTCATTTCTGCAACAGAACTTTCTGATGAACAAGTGGCAAATATCAGCAGCAAACTTGAGCAGCGTCTTGAACGCAAAGTGAAGCTGAATTGCAGTATAGATGAGGCCCTACTTGGTGGGGTGATTATTCGAGCCGGAGACTTAGTCATCGATAACTCAGCACGTGGTCGTTTGAACCGCCTGAGCGATGCATTGCAGTCTTAA
- the atpA gene encoding F0F1 ATP synthase subunit alpha, whose translation MQLNSTEISDLIKQRIESFNVVSEARNEGTIVSVSDGIIRIHGLADVMQGEMIELPGGRYALALNLERDSVGAVVMGPYADLKEGMKVTGTGRILEVPVGPELLGRVVNTLGEPIDGKGPIEAKLTSPVEVIAPGVIDRQSVDQPVQTGYKSVDSMIPIGRGQRELIIGDRQTGKTAMAIDAIINQKNSGIFSIYVAIGQKASTIANVVRKLEEHGALKNTIVVVASASESAALQYLAPYAGCAMGEYFRDRGEDALIVYDDLSKQAVAYRQISLLLKRPPGREAFPGDVFYLHSRLLERAARVNADYVERFTNGEVKGKTGSLTALPIIETQAGDVSAFVPTNVISITDGQIFLQTELFNAGVRPAVDPGISVSRVGGSAQTKIIKKLSGGIRTALAAYRELAAFAQFSSDLDEATKRQLNHGQKVTELMKQKQYAPMSVFDQALTIFAAERGYLSDVALNKVLDFEAALLSYARGQYAELAAQIDKTGAYNDEIEAQFKKLVDDFKATQTW comes from the coding sequence ATGCAACTTAATTCCACGGAAATCAGCGATCTAATCAAACAGCGTATTGAATCGTTCAACGTTGTTAGTGAAGCTCGTAATGAAGGTACTATCGTATCGGTAAGCGATGGTATCATTCGCATTCACGGCCTAGCGGACGTGATGCAAGGTGAAATGATTGAATTACCGGGTGGCCGTTATGCACTAGCACTTAACCTTGAGCGTGACTCGGTTGGTGCGGTAGTTATGGGCCCATATGCTGACCTTAAGGAAGGCATGAAAGTAACAGGTACTGGCCGCATTCTTGAAGTGCCAGTAGGTCCAGAACTGCTTGGTCGCGTAGTGAACACACTGGGTGAGCCAATTGACGGTAAAGGTCCAATTGAAGCCAAATTGACTTCTCCTGTTGAAGTGATTGCACCGGGTGTAATCGACCGTCAATCGGTTGATCAGCCTGTACAAACTGGTTATAAGTCCGTTGACTCCATGATCCCAATCGGTCGTGGTCAGCGTGAACTTATCATCGGTGACCGTCAAACTGGTAAAACAGCCATGGCGATCGATGCAATCATCAACCAGAAAAATTCTGGTATCTTCTCTATCTACGTCGCGATTGGTCAGAAAGCTTCTACCATCGCTAACGTAGTACGTAAACTGGAAGAGCACGGTGCTCTGAAAAACACCATTGTTGTGGTTGCTTCAGCGTCTGAATCTGCTGCACTGCAATACCTAGCGCCATACGCAGGTTGTGCAATGGGTGAATACTTCCGTGATCGTGGTGAAGATGCGCTGATTGTTTATGATGATCTTTCTAAGCAAGCTGTTGCTTACCGTCAGATCTCTCTACTTCTCAAGCGCCCACCAGGCCGTGAAGCATTCCCAGGTGACGTATTCTATCTCCACTCTCGTCTACTAGAGCGTGCTGCTCGTGTAAACGCAGACTACGTAGAGCGTTTTACTAACGGTGAAGTGAAAGGTAAGACCGGTTCTCTGACTGCTCTTCCGATCATCGAAACTCAAGCTGGTGACGTTTCTGCATTCGTACCGACTAACGTAATCTCGATTACTGACGGTCAGATCTTCCTGCAAACTGAACTGTTCAACGCGGGTGTTCGCCCAGCGGTTGACCCAGGTATTTCAGTATCTCGTGTAGGTGGTTCTGCTCAGACGAAAATCATCAAGAAGCTATCAGGTGGTATTCGTACCGCGCTAGCGGCTTACCGTGAATTGGCGGCGTTCGCTCAGTTCTCTTCGGATCTTGATGAAGCGACTAAGAGACAGTTGAACCACGGTCAAAAAGTAACTGAACTGATGAAGCAGAAGCAATATGCTCCGATGTCAGTTTTTGACCAAGCGTTAACTATCTTTGCGGCAGAGCGCGGCTATCTAAGTGATGTGGCACTGAACAAAGTGCTGGATTTCGAAGCGGCTCTACTATCGTATGCTCGCGGTCAATACGCTGAACTAGCAGCGCAGATCGACAAGACGGGTGCTTACAACGATGAAATCGAAGCTCAGTTCAAGAAACTGGTTGACGATTTTAAAGCAACCCAAACTTGGTAA